Part of the Solwaraspora sp. WMMA2065 genome is shown below.
GATCTCCTCGGGCAGGTCCTCCCAGCTGGCGGCCTGCTTCTCGGTGGAGCGGACGAAGTACTTGATGTTGTCGAAGTCGATCCCGGTGAGGTCGGCGCCCCAGGCCGGCATGGGCTTGCGGCCGAACAGCCGCAGCCCTTTGAGTCGCAGGTCGAGCATCCACTGCGGCTCGTTCTTCTTGGCGGAGATGTCACGCACCACCGCCTCGTTGAGCCCGCGCTGGGCGGCAGCGCCGGCCACGTCGCGGTCGGCCCAGCCGTACTCGTACCGGCCGAGGGCCGCGAGGTGCTCCTCCTGGGAGATGGGCGCGACGGTCTGCTCGGTCATCTATCTGTCCTCACAGTGCTGGTGACGTGGTCGGTGGAAACATCGATGGCAACGGTCGGGGCGCCGCCGGCCCGTCTCGGGTCCGGAATGTGCGTGGTGCACACCCCGTCGCCGTGAGCGATGGTGGCCAGCCGCTGCACATGGGTGCCGATCAGGCGGGAGATCACCGCGGTCTCAGCCTCGCACAGCTGTGGAAACTCGGCAGCCACATGGGCCACGGGACAGTGATGCTGGCACAACTGCCCCCCGGAGGCGATGGTGGACGCGTTGGCAGCGTAGCCCTCGGCGCTGAGTGCGGCGGCGAGGGCCTCCGCGCGGGCGATCGGGTCCGCACCGGCATCGTCGATCGCCGCCCGGCACCGCGCCTCCAGCCCGGCGACCTGAGCCGCCGCGAACGCCTCCAGCTCCGCCTCGCCGCCGTGACCGGCGATCCAGCGCAGCGCGGCGGCGGCCATGCTGTCGTAGCGGTAGCGCCCGTGCCGGGACCGGGCGTCGTCGCTGAGCCGGAAGACCTTGGCCGGCCGACCGCGTCGCCGGCGGGCCCGGGTGACCGCGTCCCGGGTCACCACGTCGCCGTCGGCGAGCATCGCGTCCAGGTGGCGGCGGATCGCCGCCGGGCTCAGCCCGAGCTCATCACCGAGCTGAGCGGCGGTCGCCGCCCCCCGCTCCAGCAGCAGCCCGACCAGGCGGTCCCGGGTACGCCCGTCCGGGCCGGCGGCGACCGCACCGGTCGCCGACCCGCCCTCCGGGAGGCCCACCCTGTTTTTCACTACGCCAACGTTACGTATTTCAGCGGTCGGCCGCAAACGCGCCTCCGGGTGATCCACCGCACCGAGCGTGACCGCCACCGGGACCAGCACGGCGAGGCCTTGCCGCAGTCGGCTGGCGGCACCGCAGGGCTGCGGTACCGGCGGCACCGCACGGCTGTGGTATCCGCCATATCGGTACGATTGCCGCCGTGCCCGTCTCCCCGTCCGGTCGGCTGACCGCCGGCCCCGCCCTGCTCCGGCGGCTCGCGCTCGCCTCCTTGGTGGCCAACGTCGCGATCGTGCTGACCGGGGGCGGCGTGCGGCTCACCGGGTCCGGGCTCGGCTGCCCGACCTGGCCGCGCTGCACCGACGACTCCTACGTCACCACGCCGGAGATGGGCGTGCTCGGCATCATCGAGTTCGGCAACCGGGTCCTCGGCATCCTGGTCGGCATGATCGCGCTCGCCACCCTGCTGGCGGTGCTGCGGTCCCGGCCACGCCGGTTGGACCTGCGCGGACCGGCCCTCGGCGTACTGGGACTGGTGATCCTGCAGGGCCTGATCGGCGGGGTCAGCGTCCGGGTGCAGCTCAACCCCTGGGTGGTGGCGCTGCACTTCATGCTGTCGATGGTCACCATCGCGGTGGCGTACGGGTTGTGGCAACGGGTACGCGTCGGCGGCCGCACCAACCGAGACGTGGTGGCCCGGCCGCTGCGCCAGTTGGCCTTCGTGATCACCGCCGTGAGCTTCGGGGTGCTGGTACTCGGCACCGTGGTGACCGGCAGCGGCCCGCACGCCGGCGACCCGGACGCCGGGCGCACCGGGCTGGACCCGCAGGCCATGTCCCAGCTGCACGCTGACTCGGTCGCCCTGCTGATCGGGTTGTCGGTCGCCTGGTGGTTCGCGTTGCGCGCGGTCGGCGCACCCCGACCGGCGGTACGCGCGGCGGCCGTGCTCGTCGTCGTGGAGCTCGCCCAGGGACTGATCGGCGTGGTCCAGTACCTCACCGACCTGCCGGTCGCGCTGGTCAGCGCGCACATGCTCGGCGCGTGTCTGGTGTGGCTGGCCACCCTCGGCGCGCTCTGGTCGACCCGGACCCGGGAGCCGACCGGGCCGCAATCAGCTGCTACCAGGGTGGTTTCCGACGACGGCAACGAACGCCCCCTGGTCGGAGCGCAACCGTAAGGTCACCAACCGTTGAAGACGGTTGAAAACGGCAGACCTATCCCCATAGCGGAGAGTACCGGTGAGGCTACGCCTGTGCCGGGGCACAACCACCGGCACGACGAACCGGGCGCGGCAGTGACGGTCCCCCCGTGCCGTGGCTGCCGCGCCCCTGGTCGGTTCCCTGCCTGGACCAGACCCGCGTAGCGGCACCCCGGACGATCCTCCGTCACCGCACGCGCACTCCCGCGTTTTCCTGACTGACCACTTTCGGAGCTCCCGCGTGTCTACCTTCCGTACGAGCCGGTCCGGCACCGTCGCCGCGACGTTGGCCCGGTCCCGCCTGGGCGTACCCCAGGTGTTGTTCTTCGTTCTCGCCGCCGCCGCGCCGCTGACCGTGGTGGCCGGCGGCGCCAGCACCGGCTATGCCGTCACCGGCACCACCGCGGTGCCGGTCGCCTACCTGCTCATCGCGGTGGTGATGGCGGTCTTCGCCGTCGGCTACGTGGCGATGAGCCGGCACGTCGTCAACGCCGGCGCGATGTACAGCTACGTCGCGCACGGTCTCGGCCGGATCCCCGGCATCGCGGCGGCGTTCGTCGCCGTCGTCGCGTACAACGCGATGCAGATCGGGCTGTACGGCGCTTTCGGCGTGGTTGCCGCCGAGGTACTCGCCGTCGCCGGTGCCACCGTGCCGTGGTGGCTCTGCGCGCTGGCCGGCTGGGCCCTGGTGACCGTACTCGGCCTGGCCCGCGTCGACCTCAACGGCCGGATCCTGGCTGGCCTGCTGCTGGCCGAGCTCGCGGTCATCATCGGCTACAGCATCGTCATGGTCGGCCACCCCGCCGACGGTGCCGCCGTCGCGGGTCTCGACCCCCGCCAGCTGCTCACCCCAGGGGTGGCGGCGATGCTGGTCGGCGGCATAGCCGGTTTCGTCGGTGTCGAGGCCGGCACGGTGTTCGCCGAGGAGACCCGTGATCCGCGTCGTACGGTCGCCCGGGCCACCTACTTCGCGGTGACGATCGCCGGAGTGTGCTACGCGGGTTCCGCCTGGGCGATGGCGGTGGCGGCCGGCCCGAACGACGTCGTCGCCCAAGCCCGCGAGTACGGCACCGAACTGATGTTCGTGCTGGTCGACCCGCACATCGGCACGACGCTCGTGGACGCCGGCCGGTTGTTGTTCCTGACCAGCCTGTTCGCCGCGCTGCTCGCGTTCCACAACACCGTTGCCCGGTACCTGTTCGCCCTCGGGCGGGAACGGGTGCTGCCGGCGGCGCTCGGCCGGACGAACCGGCGGACCGGCGCGCCGAAGCTCGGCTCGCTGGTGCAGAGCGGGCTCGCCGTCGCGGTGATCGTGGGGTACGCGGCGACCGGGCTGGATCCCATCACCCACCTGTTCTTCTGGGTGACCGTCACCGGTGGGCTCGGCGTGCTGATCCTGATGACCGTGACCTCACTCGCGGTGATCGGCTACTTCCGCCGCGACCCGCGTGGCGAGTCGGCCTGGCGACGACTGGTCGCGCCGGGCGCGGCCACCGGCGCGCTCGGGCTGATCCTCGTCGGCACCGTCACCAGCTTCGGTGACCTGCTCGGCATCGGCGCGTCCCCGCTGCGCTGGTGGTTCCCGGCCGGGTACGCCCTGGCCGCGCTGGCCGGCGTCGGTTGGGCGCTCTGGCTGCGTACCAGGCGTCCGCAGACGTACCGGACGATCGGCTGGGGCGCCGACAGCGGCACCGCCCAACCGGTGCCGCCGGCACCCGTCCGGCCGTCGGCCCGCGTCTAACCGCTGTCCAGCTGGATGTCCAGCCGCGGTTGCGGCGGCGGACAACGAGCGAGACCCGGGCGGTACGCCCGGGTCTCGCTCGGCTCTGTTCCTCCAGCTGACAGACCGCTCGTCCAGTCACGCAACTGGTCGTCGTTCGTTGTGCAGGACGGGAAAGGGCTGGTCAGCGCGCCAGACTGCGACGCGACATCGACCGCCACAGGTCGTTGCTGGGCCGCATCTGATCCATCAGCTCCCGCTCCCACTCGTTCTCGATCTCGACCCCCGCCTTGAGGCAGGCGGCGCGGGCCACGTCGGTGCCGTCAGCGAACTGGTCGCCCCAGGCGCCGTCCTCCCCCACCAGGACGATCCGTGCGCCACGCTTGCCGACATACTCGATGACCGCCTTCGCGCCGCCGTGGCCAGCGGCGAAGGACCGGATGCCGGCGACCAGACCAGAGGGGGCGTCCCCCGGGACGGATTCGGTCGCCAGCGTCGTATCGGAACCATCTGCCATACGCGAAGCGTAAGCAGAGCGACGACCTTTCGCCGATCAGATGTCGGCTTTTTGTGACTCCAATCATCCGTGGGTTTAAGAAGTCCCACAGATGATTGATGGTGATTTCAGTGTCCAAAAAGGGACAAATTCCAGCACGAAAAGCGGCAAACGCGACAGAAGTTTCGAGACCTGGACGGGACGGGACCCCGGCGTCAGACCAGCGCGTCCAACGCCACAGCAACGAAGAGCACCGTGAGGTAGGTCGTCGACCAGTGGAACAGCCGCATCGGCTGGACCGGCAGACCACGCCCGGACCGGCGCTGCAGCCGGTGAGCCTCCAACAGGAAGACGACCCCGACCACCACCGCCGGGACCGCGTAGATCAATGACATGCCCAACGGCCAGACCAGCACCGACGACCCGACCGTCAACCAACTGAACAGTACGATCTCCACGCCGACCCGACGTTCGGAGGCCACCACCGGCAGCATCGGGATCCCGGCCCGCGCGTAGTCCACCTTGTACTTGATCGCCAACGCGTAGAAGTGCGGCAGCTGCCAGAAGAACACCACGGCGAACAGTGCCCAGGCCACCGGGGCCAGGCCGCCGGTCACCGCCGCCCAGCCGATCAGCACCGGAGCGGCGCCGCAGACACCACCCCAGAACGTGTTCTGTGGCGTCGTACGCTTCAACCACAGCGTGTAGACGAGGTCGTAGTAGGCGATCGCCGCCAGGGTCAGCCCGGTGGCGAGCCAGTTGGTGAAGACCGCCATCAGCGCCACCGAGCTCACCGCGAGCACCAACCCGAAGATCAGCGCGTGCCTGGGGCTGACCACGTGGTTCGGCAGCGGCCGACGCTTCGTCCGGCGCATCAGCTGGTCGATGTCCCGGTCGATGAAGCAGTTCAACGCGTTCGCCGCACCGGCGGCCAGGGTGCCGCCGACCAGCACCACCGCCACCAGCCCGAGCGACGGCAGGCCACCGGCCGCGACCATCATCGTCGGTACGGTCGTGACCAGCAGCAGCTCGATGATCCGCGGCTTGGTGAGCGACACGTATGCCCGGACCACAGCCAGCAGGTCGGGCACGGCCACCGGCCCTGGGTCCGCCGCTGTGCCGGGCACCTGGTCCGCTTCGGCGACGGACCTGACCCGCGCCCGGTCATGGGCGGGGCGCTCGGTGACCATGCTCACGGGCTGCACCTTCCGGCGTCGGCGGCGGGTGACCTTCAACTGGCGGCGACCTGCGGGCCGACGCGCCTCCGACAGCGTACGCGCAGGTATTTTGCCTGCCCGGCCGACCCGTCACCGGTGCTCGTCGTCACACTCGGCAGGCTTTTCACCGGCCACGATGCGTATCCCCCGGTGCCCGATCGTCGGGTCCGACGATCGGGCACGACCCTGGACGACCATCCGGTTGTCGAGATCGGCGGGCGCACCGTGAACCCTGCTCGATAGGGTCGTGACGAGGGTTCCGCCTACCTGCTGGACGAGGAGCACACCCACCGTGGCTGCAACACCAACCGATGCCCCCCTGAACTGGTCCGACCTCGACCGCCGCGCGGTCGACACCGCACGCGTGCTGGCCGCCGACGCCGTAGAGAAATCCGGCAACGGCCATCCGGGCACCGCGATGAGCCTCGCTCCCGCGGCGTACCTGCTGTTCAACCGGGTCATGCGGCACGACCCGAGCGACCCGGGCTGGGCCGGCCGGGACCGGTTCGTCCTCTCCGCCGGGCACTCCAGTCTCACCCTGTACATCCAACTCTTCTTCTCCGGTTACGGGCTGAGCCTGGACGACCTCAAGGCGTTGCGGCAATGGGGATCGCTGACCCCTGGACACCCGGAGCACGGCCACACCCGGGGAGTGGAGACCACCACCGGTCCGCTCGGCCAAGGGCTGGCCAACGGGGTCGGCATGGCGATGGCCGCCCGCCGGGAACGCGGACTGCTCGACCCGGACGCCGCGCCCGGCGAGTCGGTCTTCGACCACAACATCTGGGTGATCGCCTCCGACGGTGACATCGAAGAGGGCATCACCCACGAGGCCAGCGCCCTGGCCGGGCACCAGAAGCTCGGCAACCTGACCGTCGTCTACGACGACAACCAGATCTCCATCGAGGACGACACCCGGATCGCGCTCAGCGAGGACGTCGCCGCCCGGTACGCCGCGTACGGCTGGCACGTGCAGACCGTCGACTGGCGGGCGGGCGCGGCCGGCGACGGCGAGTACCACGAGGACGTCGAGGCGCTGTACGCGGCGCTGACCGCCGCCCGTGCGGAGACCGACCGCCCGTCGTTCATCGCGCTGCGCACCATCATCGGCTGGCCGGCACCGAAGAAGCAGAACACCGGCAAGATCCACGGCTCGGCGCTCGGCGCCGACGAGGTCGCCGCCACCAAGGAGATCCTCGGCCTCGACCCCAACCAGCACTTCGCGGTCGACGACAAGGTCCTCGCCCACATCCGCGAGGTGCTCGACCGGGGCCGGCAGGCACACGCCAAGTGGACCGAGAAGTACGACGCCTGGGCGCAGGCCAACCCGGAGCGCAAGGCGCTGCACGACCGGCTCGCCACCCGTACCCTGCCGACCGGCTGGACCGACGCGCTGCCGGACTGGCCGGCGGACCCCAAGGGGGTCGCCACCCGGGCCGCCTCGGGCAAGGTGCTGACCGCGCTCGCCGCCGAGCTGCCGGAGCTGTGGGGCGGCTCGGCCGACCTGGCGGAGAGCAACAACACCACGATGAAGGGCGAGCCGTCGTTCGTCCCGGCCGAGTACGCCACCAAGGAGTTCCCCGGCCATGAGTACGGCCGCACCCTGCACTTCGGCATCCGCGAACACGCCATGGGGGCGATCCTCAACGGCATCGCGCTGCACGGCGGCACCCGCCCGTACGGCGGCACGTTCCTGGTGTTCAGCGACTACATGCGCCCGGCGGTGCGGCTGGCCGCGCTGATGAAACTCCCGGTGGTCTACGTCTGGACGCACGACTCGATCGGGCTCGGCGAGGACGGCCCCACCCACCAG
Proteins encoded:
- the tkt gene encoding transketolase, with translation MAATPTDAPLNWSDLDRRAVDTARVLAADAVEKSGNGHPGTAMSLAPAAYLLFNRVMRHDPSDPGWAGRDRFVLSAGHSSLTLYIQLFFSGYGLSLDDLKALRQWGSLTPGHPEHGHTRGVETTTGPLGQGLANGVGMAMAARRERGLLDPDAAPGESVFDHNIWVIASDGDIEEGITHEASALAGHQKLGNLTVVYDDNQISIEDDTRIALSEDVAARYAAYGWHVQTVDWRAGAAGDGEYHEDVEALYAALTAARAETDRPSFIALRTIIGWPAPKKQNTGKIHGSALGADEVAATKEILGLDPNQHFAVDDKVLAHIREVLDRGRQAHAKWTEKYDAWAQANPERKALHDRLATRTLPTGWTDALPDWPADPKGVATRAASGKVLTALAAELPELWGGSADLAESNNTTMKGEPSFVPAEYATKEFPGHEYGRTLHFGIREHAMGAILNGIALHGGTRPYGGTFLVFSDYMRPAVRLAALMKLPVVYVWTHDSIGLGEDGPTHQPIEHLSALRAIPGLDVVRPADANETAWAWRVALEHTDRPTALALTRQAVPVIDRGTYASAEGVRKGGYVLADAGNAQPQVILMGSGSEVQLLLTARERLEAEGVATRVVSMPCQEWFTEQDEAYRESVLPRGVKARVSVEAGIGMSWRGLVGDCGESVSIEHYGASAPYQVLFEQFGFTADAVVAAAHASLTRVGAITGTTTGN
- a CDS encoding HTH domain-containing protein, producing the protein MGLPEGGSATGAVAAGPDGRTRDRLVGLLLERGAATAAQLGDELGLSPAAIRRHLDAMLADGDVVTRDAVTRARRRRGRPAKVFRLSDDARSRHGRYRYDSMAAAALRWIAGHGGEAELEAFAAAQVAGLEARCRAAIDDAGADPIARAEALAAALSAEGYAANASTIASGGQLCQHHCPVAHVAAEFPQLCEAETAVISRLIGTHVQRLATIAHGDGVCTTHIPDPRRAGGAPTVAIDVSTDHVTSTVRTDR
- a CDS encoding heme o synthase — protein: MSMVTERPAHDRARVRSVAEADQVPGTAADPGPVAVPDLLAVVRAYVSLTKPRIIELLLVTTVPTMMVAAGGLPSLGLVAVVLVGGTLAAGAANALNCFIDRDIDQLMRRTKRRPLPNHVVSPRHALIFGLVLAVSSVALMAVFTNWLATGLTLAAIAYYDLVYTLWLKRTTPQNTFWGGVCGAAPVLIGWAAVTGGLAPVAWALFAVVFFWQLPHFYALAIKYKVDYARAGIPMLPVVASERRVGVEIVLFSWLTVGSSVLVWPLGMSLIYAVPAVVVGVVFLLEAHRLQRRSGRGLPVQPMRLFHWSTTYLTVLFVAVALDALV
- a CDS encoding APC family permease encodes the protein MSTFRTSRSGTVAATLARSRLGVPQVLFFVLAAAAPLTVVAGGASTGYAVTGTTAVPVAYLLIAVVMAVFAVGYVAMSRHVVNAGAMYSYVAHGLGRIPGIAAAFVAVVAYNAMQIGLYGAFGVVAAEVLAVAGATVPWWLCALAGWALVTVLGLARVDLNGRILAGLLLAELAVIIGYSIVMVGHPADGAAVAGLDPRQLLTPGVAAMLVGGIAGFVGVEAGTVFAEETRDPRRTVARATYFAVTIAGVCYAGSAWAMAVAAGPNDVVAQAREYGTELMFVLVDPHIGTTLVDAGRLLFLTSLFAALLAFHNTVARYLFALGRERVLPAALGRTNRRTGAPKLGSLVQSGLAVAVIVGYAATGLDPITHLFFWVTVTGGLGVLILMTVTSLAVIGYFRRDPRGESAWRRLVAPGAATGALGLILVGTVTSFGDLLGIGASPLRWWFPAGYALAALAGVGWALWLRTRRPQTYRTIGWGADSGTAQPVPPAPVRPSARV
- a CDS encoding COX15/CtaA family protein, whose protein sequence is MPVSPSGRLTAGPALLRRLALASLVANVAIVLTGGGVRLTGSGLGCPTWPRCTDDSYVTTPEMGVLGIIEFGNRVLGILVGMIALATLLAVLRSRPRRLDLRGPALGVLGLVILQGLIGGVSVRVQLNPWVVALHFMLSMVTIAVAYGLWQRVRVGGRTNRDVVARPLRQLAFVITAVSFGVLVLGTVVTGSGPHAGDPDAGRTGLDPQAMSQLHADSVALLIGLSVAWWFALRAVGAPRPAVRAAAVLVVVELAQGLIGVVQYLTDLPVALVSAHMLGACLVWLATLGALWSTRTREPTGPQSAATRVVSDDGNERPLVGAQP